In the genome of Halapricum salinum, one region contains:
- the lysS gene encoding lysine--tRNA ligase: MSEPIDPYEVGRDSEQAFWADAVADVIEARDPEDPIVIKGGVSPSGVPHLGHVNEIMRGYFVAEALRERGHEVRQVFTSDDKDRLRKIPRRLADLDGNIVGLGEVDAGALGRNLGKPYTDIPDPFGCCDSYGAHFTTILQDSAEALGVPIEFVSNTDLYESGEFDDAIEHVLANQGRAREVLSEYQDKVDETYVPFQAQCEECGNLTEGITSVDLDAGTVSYVCEDVEAGDDTIEGCGHEGTVSIREGKLPWRFEWPAQWEILGVDFEPFGKDHAEGSWPSGEDIARNVFEIEPPVPMVYEWFTLDGEALSSSSGNIVTVDEVLELLEVEVLRYFFVKNPTKARDFSIEHLDQLVDEFDRFERVYFGQQDSGSDREAELTEREAALAERAYPMVVDEIREDRIRIPYTFAAVLGMTDDPDLREEIARREGHIPEDAPEWAVEGALARVERARNWARRTDNEFNYELRRGSIPAVDFDDATAAALDDVAAVVESGGDGDTIQAAIYEAAEDHDVGVADLFSAGYRLFFDLEEGPKLGPFLAKLDREFVVGRLRQKR; the protein is encoded by the coding sequence ATGAGCGAACCGATCGACCCCTACGAGGTGGGGCGAGACAGCGAGCAGGCGTTCTGGGCCGACGCCGTCGCCGACGTGATCGAGGCGCGTGATCCCGAGGACCCGATCGTGATCAAAGGTGGTGTCTCGCCGTCGGGCGTCCCGCACCTGGGCCACGTCAACGAGATTATGCGTGGGTACTTCGTCGCCGAGGCGCTGCGCGAACGCGGTCACGAGGTCCGGCAGGTCTTCACGAGCGACGACAAAGACCGCCTGCGGAAGATTCCACGCCGACTCGCGGATCTGGACGGGAATATCGTCGGTCTGGGCGAGGTCGACGCCGGTGCACTCGGGCGGAATCTGGGCAAACCCTACACCGACATCCCCGACCCCTTCGGCTGCTGTGACTCCTATGGAGCGCACTTCACGACAATCCTGCAGGACAGCGCCGAGGCCCTCGGGGTTCCCATCGAGTTCGTCTCGAACACCGACCTCTACGAATCGGGGGAGTTCGACGACGCCATCGAGCACGTGCTGGCGAACCAGGGTCGCGCACGCGAGGTACTCAGCGAGTACCAAGACAAGGTCGACGAGACCTACGTCCCCTTCCAGGCCCAGTGCGAGGAGTGTGGCAATCTCACGGAGGGCATAACGAGTGTGGATCTCGACGCGGGCACCGTCTCGTACGTCTGCGAGGACGTCGAGGCCGGCGACGACACCATCGAGGGTTGCGGTCACGAGGGAACAGTCTCGATCCGCGAGGGCAAACTGCCGTGGCGCTTCGAGTGGCCCGCCCAGTGGGAGATTCTCGGTGTGGACTTCGAGCCCTTCGGCAAGGACCACGCCGAAGGCTCCTGGCCCTCCGGTGAGGATATCGCGCGAAACGTCTTCGAGATCGAACCTCCGGTGCCGATGGTCTACGAGTGGTTCACGCTCGACGGCGAGGCGCTCTCGTCGTCGTCGGGTAACATCGTCACTGTCGACGAAGTGCTGGAGCTGCTCGAAGTCGAAGTGTTGCGGTACTTCTTCGTGAAGAACCCGACGAAGGCGCGGGACTTCTCGATCGAGCACCTCGACCAGCTCGTCGACGAGTTCGATCGCTTCGAGCGCGTCTACTTCGGCCAACAGGACTCGGGAAGCGACCGCGAGGCCGAACTCACCGAGCGCGAGGCAGCACTGGCCGAACGAGCCTATCCCATGGTCGTCGACGAGATTCGAGAAGATCGGATCCGTATTCCGTACACCTTCGCCGCGGTGCTGGGGATGACTGACGACCCCGACCTCCGCGAAGAGATTGCCCGGCGCGAGGGGCACATTCCCGAGGACGCCCCCGAGTGGGCTGTCGAGGGAGCGCTCGCGAGAGTCGAGCGAGCGCGCAACTGGGCGCGACGCACCGACAACGAGTTCAACTACGAACTCAGACGCGGGTCGATTCCCGCGGTCGACTTCGACGACGCGACCGCGGCAGCCCTCGACGATGTCGCCGCCGTCGTCGAGTCGGGTGGTGACGGCGACACGATTCAGGCAGCGATCTACGAGGCCGCTGAGGACCACGACGTCGGGGTCGCAGACCTGTTCAGCGCGGGCTACCGCCTGTTTTTCGACCTCGAAGAGGGGCCGAAACTCGGGCCGTTCCTCGCGAAACTCGATCGGGAGTTCGTCGTCGGCCGCCTCCGACAGAAACGATAG
- the pyrH gene encoding UMP kinase, with protein sequence MKTVVSIGGSVLVPDLDAGRVEEFADVVESLAEAGQNLGIVVGGGPVARQYIGAARDLGANEGELDQLGIDTTRLNARLLLAALDEDLAAPSIPENYEQAAEALHRDSVVVMGGVVPAQTTDAVSAALAEYVDADRLVFATSVPGVFDADPNEDPDAERYDEIEASELVDLIARGESLGSAGSNAPIDLLAAKVIKRSGIDAIVLDGTDPSAVERALLDGEFDGTRIVPDGV encoded by the coding sequence ATGAAGACAGTCGTCTCTATCGGCGGGAGCGTGCTCGTGCCCGACCTCGATGCGGGCCGGGTCGAGGAGTTCGCCGACGTCGTCGAATCGCTCGCCGAGGCTGGCCAGAACCTGGGAATCGTCGTCGGTGGCGGCCCGGTCGCACGACAGTACATCGGCGCGGCCCGCGATCTCGGCGCGAACGAGGGCGAGCTCGACCAGCTCGGAATCGACACCACGCGCCTGAACGCGCGCCTCTTGCTCGCGGCGCTGGACGAGGATCTGGCCGCCCCCTCGATCCCCGAGAACTACGAACAGGCCGCCGAAGCACTCCACCGCGACAGCGTCGTCGTCATGGGCGGGGTCGTCCCGGCACAGACGACCGACGCCGTCTCCGCCGCACTCGCTGAATACGTCGACGCCGACCGACTCGTCTTCGCGACATCGGTCCCCGGCGTCTTCGACGCCGACCCGAACGAGGACCCCGACGCCGAACGCTACGACGAGATCGAAGCGAGCGAACTGGTCGACCTGATCGCCCGCGGCGAGTCGCTCGGCTCGGCCGGCTCGAACGCGCCGATCGACCTGCTCGCGGCGAAGGTGATCAAACGCTCGGGCATCGACGCCATCGTGCTCGACGGCACAGATCCGAGCGCAGTCGAGCGTGCGCTGCTCGACGGCGAGTTCGACGGGACCCGGATCGTCCCGGACGGGGTGTGA
- a CDS encoding succinic semialdehyde dehydrogenase, producing the protein MPTVETESLGAAIATESEREQREVIAPATGERLGHVPRGQPEDVTAAVERARDAQRAWADRPLDERVAVLRDVADRVLDEQSWLLDVLQAETGKARVDAVEEVFDVAINARYYASEADSLLSPTRRRGGVPLATKTVEHRYPKGVVGLIVPWNYPLTLALSDALPALLAGNAVVCKPAASTPYTALAAARLLREAGLPEDCFQVVTGTGSTLGEPLIEAVDMIGFTGSTETGRVVAEAAGRHLTPASLELGGKNPMLVLADVDSETAAAQAVEDCFANAGQLCVSIERIYVEQANFEAFRDAFVAETRQLTLGVGTDWDVDVGSLQSADQLERVQAHVDDALDRGASLLTGGRHRPDVGPFVYEPTVLTDVPTDADLTDEETFGPVVRLESVPDAETAVERANDTPYGLNATVWSGDRERGEQLARQIECGTVSVNGTYRTAWVSVDAPMGGRKDSGIGRRHGRQGIEKYTDSQTVAVQRSLPLKPSWASNGLWARTMNATLRAWNRLSRWWP; encoded by the coding sequence ATGCCGACGGTCGAGACAGAGTCGCTGGGTGCCGCGATCGCCACCGAATCCGAGCGTGAACAGCGCGAGGTGATCGCGCCTGCGACTGGCGAGCGGCTGGGACACGTCCCGCGCGGCCAGCCCGAAGACGTCACTGCTGCCGTCGAGCGTGCTCGGGACGCCCAGCGAGCGTGGGCAGATCGACCCCTGGACGAGCGAGTCGCCGTCCTGCGGGACGTCGCGGACCGCGTCCTCGACGAACAGTCGTGGCTGCTGGACGTTTTGCAGGCAGAAACGGGCAAAGCGAGAGTCGACGCCGTCGAGGAGGTGTTCGACGTCGCGATCAACGCCCGCTACTACGCCAGCGAGGCCGACTCGCTGCTCAGCCCCACGCGACGCCGCGGTGGTGTCCCGCTGGCGACAAAGACGGTCGAACACCGCTACCCGAAGGGTGTCGTCGGGCTGATCGTCCCCTGGAACTACCCGCTGACACTCGCGCTCTCGGACGCGCTACCCGCACTCTTGGCGGGCAACGCCGTCGTCTGCAAGCCCGCAGCGTCGACGCCCTATACTGCCCTGGCTGCGGCGCGACTCCTCCGCGAAGCGGGCCTCCCCGAAGACTGTTTCCAGGTCGTCACAGGAACTGGCTCGACGCTCGGGGAGCCACTGATCGAGGCTGTCGATATGATCGGCTTTACCGGGAGCACGGAGACGGGCCGGGTCGTCGCCGAGGCGGCCGGGCGACACCTGACGCCGGCCTCGTTAGAACTCGGCGGGAAGAATCCCATGCTCGTACTGGCCGACGTAGATTCCGAGACGGCGGCCGCCCAGGCCGTCGAGGACTGTTTCGCCAACGCGGGGCAACTCTGTGTCTCGATCGAGCGCATCTACGTCGAACAGGCGAATTTCGAGGCGTTCCGGGACGCTTTCGTCGCGGAGACCCGCCAGCTGACACTCGGTGTCGGGACCGACTGGGACGTCGACGTGGGGTCGTTGCAGTCGGCCGACCAGCTCGAGCGCGTGCAGGCTCACGTCGACGACGCGCTCGACCGTGGTGCGTCGCTGCTGACTGGGGGTCGCCACCGCCCCGACGTCGGGCCGTTCGTCTACGAACCGACGGTGCTGACCGACGTGCCCACTGACGCCGACCTCACTGACGAGGAGACGTTCGGGCCGGTGGTTCGACTCGAATCCGTCCCGGACGCCGAGACGGCCGTCGAGCGGGCCAACGACACCCCCTATGGACTCAACGCCACTGTCTGGAGCGGCGACCGCGAGCGGGGCGAGCAACTCGCCAGACAGATCGAGTGTGGGACTGTCAGCGTCAACGGGACCTATCGGACCGCGTGGGTGAGCGTCGACGCGCCGATGGGCGGGCGCAAGGACTCGGGGATCGGTCGCCGACACGGCCGCCAGGGTATCGAGAAGTACACCGACAGCCAGACTGTCGCCGTCCAGCGCAGCCTCCCACTGAAGCCCTCGTGGGCCTCGAACGGGCTGTGGGCCCGCACGATGAACGCGACGCTCCGAGCCTGGAACAGACTCTCGCGGTGGTGGCCGTGA